Sequence from the Nitrospinota bacterium genome:
GAAGTCGGAATCAGGAAGCAACTCAGGAGTTCCAAACTCTTCTTCATAAAATTCGCGATAAAAATATTTGCCAAAACACCCAGGGTGGTTTTCTAGAGTTTGCAAAACCCACTGTAACCGAAGCCTTGTCAGCCTGTCTTAACACTGGTTTAAAAAATATTATTATTCTTCCGGGCATTCTATTTTCCGGCAAACACACTGAAATAGATATCCCAAATTCCGCCTTTGAGATACTTCAAAATCACCCAGAAATAAATCTGATTTTTTCCAACCCCCTTGAAACACATCCCGAAGTTATGGAAGCCTGCAAAAGTAGAATTCAAGAAGCCGAAATTAATTCAAATAAATCCATACCACGTTGTGAAACATTGCTTATTACAATTGGCCATGGCAGTCAAAATACAAACTGCAACCTTAAGGTTGAAAATGAGATTTCCAATCTCGGAGAAAAGCTGGGGTTTGCAAAAACTCTTATCTTCTTTCCAGGCATTAACAATAAGTCGCTGGATGATCTTCAAGAAAAATTCATTCCTCATGGCTTTAATCGTGTAATTATATTTCCATTTTTTTTATTCAGTGGTGTTTGGGTCAATCGAGTGCATACACTTGCAGATGAATTTCAGTTAAAATATCAGGACACTGAATTCCTGAAGGCACCTTGCCTATCCCACCATGAAAAAATTGTGGAGGCATTAGTCCAACGTACAAAGGAAAAAACCTTATGAAACGGATTTCCTTGAAAACTATAACTCCTATGATAAAACGGTTATTTACGATTCTCTTCGTTTCTTACAGCTTAAATTTTATATTTATTTATAAACACTCCACAATATAATAGCCCCCAACATTAATACAATATAAAGAATAAACCTGGCAATCGTATTTTGGGGGAATAATATGAACGATGATTTGACTCAAAACCTTGATACTCTTTCTCTACTATCTAGTATTTGGGAGAGCTACCGTGAGGACGATATTATCCCAGATTACTGATGAATTTGCGAAGTTTTGGTACCTTTACACGGCTTAAAATGAGCGGCACTCATCAAATACATAGGAATTTAAAAATAAACCATTAATCCAACCTAAAAAAGAATATGAAA
This genomic interval carries:
- a CDS encoding sirohydrochlorin chelatase; the encoded protein is MAISKSDKNSYAICLIGHGSRNQEATQEFQTLLHKIRDKNICQNTQGGFLEFAKPTVTEALSACLNTGLKNIIILPGILFSGKHTEIDIPNSAFEILQNHPEINLIFSNPLETHPEVMEACKSRIQEAEINSNKSIPRCETLLITIGHGSQNTNCNLKVENEISNLGEKLGFAKTLIFFPGINNKSLDDLQEKFIPHGFNRVIIFPFFLFSGVWVNRVHTLADEFQLKYQDTEFLKAPCLSHHEKIVEALVQRTKEKTL